A single genomic interval of Xyrauchen texanus isolate HMW12.3.18 chromosome 8, RBS_HiC_50CHRs, whole genome shotgun sequence harbors:
- the LOC127647441 gene encoding erythroblast NAD(P)(+)--arginine ADP-ribosyltransferase-like has protein sequence MLSIAPLLILTVEVVLGQIYPFDMAKHSVDDQYEGCRKEMSDLVFTSFLKKEINENSTYKAAWEEGKRNAKTPADNLNMNHSIAIYVYTSRKVYEDFNYATRYDKQKYNSSTYKWYSLQFLLTEAIQILNETQKKCYLTYRGTDVEFNVLSKEVRFGSFTSSSLNRSEARYFGDKSCFEIETCEGADVAKYSVYPYEEEVLIPPYEKFIVTAVKNNSWCKTVYELKSSGTESNLNCAVASVKQTHHRFISHNWS, from the exons ATGCTGAGCATTGCACCCCTTCTCATTTTAACTGTTGAAGTTGTCCTAGGACAG ATCTATCCATTCGATATGGCAAAACATTCTGTTGATGATCAATATGAAGGTTGTAGAAAGGAAATGTCAGACCTGGTGTTTACATCATTTCTAAAGAAAGAAATCAATGAGAATTCTACATATAAAGCAGCTTGGGAAGAAGGGAAAAGGAATGCCAAGACACCAGCAGATAACTTGAACATGAACCATTCGATCGCCATTTATGTGTACACTAGTAGAAAAGTATATGAAGATTTCAATTATGCTACTCGTTAtgataaacaaaaatacaacagCAGCACATACAAATGGTATTCACTTCAGTTTTTGTTGACAGAAGCGATACAgattctgaatgaaacacaaaagaaatgtTATTTAACTTATCGTGGTACTGATGTTGAATTTAATGTTCTGAGCAAAGAGGTTCGTTTTGGCTCTTTTACATCTTCCTCTCTTAATCGGAGTGAAGCACGGTACTTTGGAGATAAAtcttgttttgaaattgaaacttGTGAAGGTGCTGATGTGGCAAAATATTCTGTGTATCCTTATGAGGAAGAGGTGTTGATTCCTCCATATGAGAAGTTTATAGTCACTGCTGTCAAGAACAATTCCTGGTGTAAAACTGTATACGAGCTGAAAAGCTCGGGAACAGAAAGTAACCTGAACTGTGCTGTGGCATCAGTCAAACAGACACATCACAGATTTATCAGCCATAACTGGTCATGA